A single window of Nicotiana sylvestris chromosome 3, ASM39365v2, whole genome shotgun sequence DNA harbors:
- the LOC138887663 gene encoding uncharacterized protein: MSAPLGNWEGQSTTRPPLFNGQYSWWKNKMKDHIIGEDYELWDIVTNSPFETTMKNEEGVVVPKTWADCTAEDLKKWEKNIKAKKFLVCGLGPDEYTRIQSCTTAKEIWDTLQVAHEGAPQLKGSRGTLLYSQYENFIMKEGETIQEMYTRFTTLTNELKFLGRIILEEDKIEKILTRVLPVSWETKSRPFRNPRILVLSDWMN, from the coding sequence atgagtgcaccacttgggaattgggaagggcaatccactaccAGGCCTCCACTGTTCAATGGACAGtactcttggtggaagaacaagatgaaggatcacatcataggagaagactatgaactctgggacatagtcactaaTAGTCCTTTCGAAACTACAATGAAAAATGAGGAAGGAGTGGTTGTGCCAAAGACATgggctgactgcactgctgaagacctAAAAAAGTGGGAGAAAAATATTAAGGCCAAGAAATttcttgtgtgtggactaggtccagatgagtacacTAGGATCCAAAGTTGTACTACTGCCAAAGAGAtatgggacactttgcaagtggctcatgaaggagcACCTCAACTGAAAGGATCCAGAGGAACACtactgtattctcaatatgagaattttattatgaaggaaggagaaactatccaagagatgtatactaGGTTCActacactgacaaatgaacttaagttccttggaaggattattcttgaagaagacaagatTGAGAAAATCctgacaagggttctgccagtctcaTGGGAAACAAAATCACGGCCATTCAGGAATCCAAGAATATTGGTACTCTCAGACtggatgaactaa